The Aestuariibaculum lutulentum genome segment GGTGCACTTCATAGTGGTGTTTTACCAACAGTATTTATGCCAGGTGAAGGAATATTTGAGATTAAATTTGATGGGACACAATTGGTTTGGAGTCTAACAACCTATGATGGTACACAAAAAAGTTCGGTATCCTCGGCATCTACCAGTGAAAGCGGTAAATGTGATGCTAAACTGGATGGGGCATATTCCGTTTATCCAAATCCGGTTTCAACCATATTATATATTGAACAAAACATCATGGAAAATAATGTTTCTGTTTTGGTAATTAATATGTACGGATTTGTAGTCATCGATGCAGGAACATTTGATAGCCCTCTTAGTACTAAGGAAATCAATATGTCAAGTTTACCAACAGGTCTATATGTTGTTAGGATAGCCAGTGAATCAGAATTAAGAACCTATAATATTTTAAAAGAATAAATATTTCTATGAATTTAAGGCAAGGGTTACTTCTTATTTGTATATTTTTTCTGTTAACCTATTCAGGTTTCGGCCAAAATAGTTCTATAGATAGTATTAAAAGAATTGTTAACTCAGGAGTAAGAGATACATCTATGGTAACAGCTTTAAATGCAATGAGTAAAGCAGTTTTAAGAGAAAATATTACCGAAGCCAAATTGTACGCAGAACAAGCTAATGAATTGGCTGTTGAATTAGATTTTAAAAAAGGGAAAGCATATGCTTTAAATAATATTGGTCTTACTCAATATTTTCAAGGAAGATATTTAGATGTACTTAATTCCTGGACGGAGTCTTTAAAAGAATTCGAGTCAATTCATGATACTATTGGAATGGCTAATTTGGTCAATAATTTGGGGGCTGTCTATTATAGTCAGGGAAGTAATGTTAGGGCTATGGATTATTATTTACGTTCTTTAAGTATTTCTGAAAAATTAAAGGATCCTTTTAGAATTTCGTCGGCATTATTAAATATAGGAGGCTTATATGCAGAGATGCAGAACTATGATAAGGCTCTCGAATATTACAATAGATGTAATGAATTTAAGGATAATTTGAATGATTCGCAGCTTATTATCAGTTATTTGATGGGTGTTGGAGAGGTTTATTATAAAAAAGGACTTTACAATGAAGCGCTTTATTATTACCAAGAGGCATTGTCCAGTAATGAAACAGTTACATTAAGGGCAGATAATCTAATAAAAATAGGTAAGGTTCTTTTAAAGAAGGATGAAATTCAGGAATCTATCAAATATTTTGATGAAGCTTATGAGGTGGCTAATGCAAATAACCAGCAATTATTGGTGGTTCAGGCCTTGGATGCTTTAGGAGAAGTTTATAGAAAAGAAAATTTTAATAAATCTGTTGCAGCCTACAAAGAGGCAGAAGCCTTAGCAAAAAGTATTGAAGCTAACGATGAGTTAAGAGATATATACAAAGGGTTGTCCAGTACTTATGCGATAAATAGTGATTTTGAAAAAGCTTACTACTATAATGAATTATACGTAGCTAAAAAAGATTCTTTATTTAACCTGGAAACAGATGATAAAATACGAGGACTTCAGTTTGATTTTGATTTAGAGAAAAAGGAAGATCAAATTGGTCTTTTAGAGAAAGATTCAGAAATTATGCAGCTCAAGCAAAAAAGACAAAAAAGTGTTATTCTGGTTTCTTTGTTAACTATTCTCGTTGTATTTATATCAGCGGTGGGACTATATAAACGCTATAAGTTTGTGAAGGCAACAAATCTAATTATTGAGCAGGAGAAGAAACGATCAGAAAATTTATTACACAATATTCTTCCTGAAGAAACGGCAGTTGAGTTAAAAGAAAAAGGTAAAGTAGAGGCTAAGAAGTTTGAATCTGTTACAGTATTGTTTACCGATTTTAAAGGTTTTACCTATTTTGCTAAAGATTTGTCTCCGGAAGACCTTGTAAATAGTGTAGATTATTACTTTTCCAAGTTTGACGAAATCATGGAAAAATATGGTATCGAAAAAATAAAAACTATCGGTGATGCCTATATGTGTGCCGGAGGCTTGCCATTCCCAACTTCCGATCATCCTTTTAAAGTTATTATGGCGGCTTTCGAAATTGCCCAGTTTATTGATGAATCGAAACGAAATGCCGGAAAAAATGTAACTACATTCGATATTCGTATTGGTGTTAATACCGGCCCCATAGTTGCCGGAGTTGTTGGAATTCATAAGTTCGCTTACGATATCTGGGGAGATACTGTAAATGTAGCTTCAAGAATGGAGTCGCTATCAGAACCCGGTAGAATTAATATTTCTGAAAACACTTATGATATTGTTAAGGATGTTTTCGACTGTAAATATCGGGGTGAGATTGAAGTGAAAAATCGTGGAATTATGAAAATGTTTTTCGTAAACGGAATAAAAGATCAGGGATTTTTAGATAGGCTTCAATTGAATAGGACTGCTGTTTAAATAATTTATTATATTTAATAGGAAAAATATTATAATTCAATCTTTGTTGAATCCAATGATTGTTGGAGAATAAAGCAATAGCGTATGAAAGGCTACTTAAAATTAAGAAAACATGCTCTACATATTTTAAACACAGAATTACCTGAAGAACTTTGTTATCATAATATTATTCATACGCTTGATGTTCTTAACGTGGTCAATAAATATATTCGAAGACAAAAAATTGATAATCATCATGCTAAATTATTACGCATAGGAGCTATACTTCATGATATTGGCTTTACCGTTGGAAGAGAAAATCATGAAGAAAAAGGTGTTGTTATAGCCAAGCGATTAATGCATCAGTACAACTTCTCTGAAAAAGATATTAAAATTGTTAAAGGATTGATTTTGGCCACCAAAGTGCCACAATCTCCAAAAACTAACTTGGAAAAAGTAATATGTGATTCAGATTTGGATTATCTGGGAAGGAGAGATTTTTATGTTACCGGAGATCAGCTTTTAAAAGAATTGAATAATCAGGGGTTTAATCTGGATGTTGAGGAGTGGAATAAAATGCAGATAACATTTTTGAAAGATCACAAATACCACACCGAGTTTGCTAAAAAGTACAGAAAGCCTAATAAAGTGAAACGTATAAAGGAATTAGAAAAGTTAATTGAGAATGAAATTGCGAAATAGTATTATTTCTTAATATCGAAAAGAATAAACAGTATTTCCTTTAACTGACTTCCTATTAAGTCTCTTAAAATGCGATAGGCTTTTGTAATCTGGCCTTCAACCGTTTTTACCGATATATTTAAGTATTCTGCAATTTCAATATTGGTCAATCCGTCCTGCTTACTCAGTAAAAATATTTCCTTGCATTTTTTTGGAAGTTCCTCGATCCCTTGAGTAACCATTGCTATTTTTTTAGCTAACATTTCCCCATTATCTTCATCAATTGTTTCGTTTATAGCTTCAATATAAGTGTCTTCTATTGATTGAAAAGGCTTTTCTTTGCGGTAATGACTAATAAAATTGTTAAAGGTAGATTTATATAACAGGTTTTTTATTGGTAAATCTGGGTTTAGTTTTTTTCTGTATTTCCAGGTTTTTAAAAATGTATTTTGAACAATGTCTTCTGCTGTATCATGATCTTTACATAGATTTAGTGCATAAATAAAAAGAGGCTTGTGGTAGGTGTTTATAAGGTTGGTAAAGGCCTCTTCATCTCCTTTTTGGAGTAGAAGGATTAAATTTATATTATGCTCATGTGATGCAGACATTAAATAGTTTGTGTCAAAAAAAAGGAAATGTTTCGTAAATGTCACAAAAAAAATAATAAAAAGTAAAAAAAGAAAGAATAAAAGCAAGGGTGGGTAATTTTTGTTGAGTATTAATTAAAAAAACAACGTAGTAATACATGTCTAAAGAAATAGAAGATATATTATTAAAGTATTTATCGAGATCGGCTAATCCCGAGGAATTAAGACAGCTTTCAAAATGGTTGGAAGATTCGAAAAATAAGCAAATCTTTAAAGAATTTGTGAAGACGAATTATGCTATAACTTATAGTGTAAATCATCCGAATACTAAAGCTACGGTCGAAACTTTAATGAATAAAATACGTAAGGAGCCTAAAGTATTTAAGCTTCAAACGGTATTTAAGTATGCTGCAATATTAATTTTATTTATTGCCGTTGGAATTGGTGTGTATAATGAGACGTATAAAAATGAAGAGGTTATTGTAGAAAATGCTCTAAAGGAAATCCTTCCGGGTGATCAAAAGGCAACATTGGTTTTATCTGATGGTAGCGTTGTAGATTTGGTGGCTCATCAGGACGAATTAATTTCGAAAGACGAGCTTGCAAGTATTCAAAATACAAAAGAAGGTTTAGTGTATGATGCATTAACAAATCAGGACGAATTAATTACCGAACAGCCGAAAATAAACACCTTAAATGTTCCAGTTGGTGGTGTGTATCAAATAAAATTACCTGATGGGACTAAGGTGTGGTTAAATTCGGCAACATCGTTAGAGTTTCCAGAGCGATTTGTAGGAGAGCAACGTGTGGTAACTTTAAAAGGAGAAGCCTATTTTGATGTAACGAAAAGCAAGCGTCCTTTTATAGTAAAAACCAATTCGGCAGATATCACTGTTCTCGGAACTCAGTTTAATGTGTCCTCTTATGAAGATGACGGATATTTCTCTTCAACATTAGTAGAAGGAAGCATTGCATTAAATTCAAATTTAAAGGATCAAAGTAGTACAATATTAGCACCTGGACAACGTGCCGTAATTGAAAAAATGAATCCAAGTATCGATGTGGCTTCGGTAGATACTCAAGTCTACACGGCATGGAAAGAAGGTAAGTTCTATTTCGAGCGAGAAAGTTTAGAGCAGATTCTGGTAAAAATGAGTCGTTGGTATAATGTAGATGTCATTATAGAAAATGAAAGCTTAAAAAACGAAACATTTACCGGTGTAGCGTATAAAAATAAACCGGTAGACTATTTGCTAAATATGATAAGTAAAACCACTAAAGTCAATTATAAAATAACAAAAAGTACAAGTTCAGGAAAATACGAAATAACACTAACCAAGTAATATTAGTGACAGAAAAATGGGAAATGCTGCAACATTCCCCATTTAGATTTTGTTAGCTAATAAAAACTATTAAAACTCAATAAATTAACTAAACACACAAATGTATGGAAAAAAAGTTAACCGCAACAACTTGTAGGTTACTCAGTAAACACAACCCCTTAATTATACGATTCATGAAGCGTTCTCTCATGTTATGTGTCGCATTTTTTAGTATATCAGTTTTTTCTTTTTCGCAGAAAGTAACCTTGAAAATGGGTAAAGTAAAACTTTATGAAGCCCTTAAAGAAATAACAGAATCGGCTGATGTAGACTTCTTTTATAGTGATAAAGAAGTAAATGTTGATCGCATTGTCTCTGTAAATTTTAATAATGCAGATGTTTTAGATGTACTTCATACCTTATTAGGTAACACCTATAATTTTCAAAAAAACGAAGAAGGAATTATCTTAATAAGTCCAAAATATACCACAACTTTTAAAAATGAAATAATTGTAAAGGGGGTGGTTGCCGACAACAATGGGATGCCTTTACCAGGGGTTACCGTGCTTGTTAAAGGAACTAAGTATGGAACAACAACAGATTTCGATGGTAATTATGCCATACGAGCAGATGAGTCTTCCACTTTAGTTTTTAGTTATATTGGATATAAAACAATGGAAGTTGTTTTAGAAGGAAAAACAAAAGTGGATGTTGTTTTGCAAGAAGATGTAAGCACTCTTGAAGAAGTTGTAATTACAGGTATTGTTGAACGTAAAAAGGAAAGTTTCTCAGGAGCGACTACAACCATAAAGGGCGACGAATTAAAAGCTATTGGGAACTTGAATATTATAGAAAGTTTAAAAACTTTAGATCCTTCATTTGTTATTGTTGAGGATAATTTACTGGGATCGAACCCTAACCGACTGCCAAATATTGAGTTGCGTGGTAAAACAAGTATCTCTACTGATGATATTCGCGATGAATTTGGAGGAAATCCTAATCAGCCGTTGTTCGTTTTAGATGGTTTTGAAACCACCTTAAGAACGATTATCGATTTAGATATGAATCGTGTGGCATCTATTACCTTACTAAAAGATGCTGCTTCAACCGCTTTATACGGTTCCAGAGCTGCGAATGGGGTAATAGTTGTTGAAACAAAGCGACCAGCTCAGGGGCAGTTAAAAATCAATTACACTAGCGATTTTAGAATTGAAGCTCCAGATTTAAGTGATTATAATTTAATGAATTCGAGACAAAAGCTGGAATATGAAAAATTATCCGGTTTTTGGACGGCTAGTAATCCAGAGAATTTTGAGGCCCAGTTTGGATTAGATCAGCAGTATAATAAAATATTAGCTGAAATAGAACGCGGTGTTGATACGTATTGGTTAAATGAGCCAGTACAGGTTGGGACTTCATTGGCACATTCGCTTTATGCAAGTGGTGGAGCAGAAAACATTACTTATGGTGTAGGGGTTAATTATCGCGACCAGGAAGGTGTGATGATAGGTTCTGGCAGAAGAACCTGGGGAACTAATTTAGATTTAACATACAGAAAAGGAATGTTAAATATTAGTAACCGTCTACGAATTAATGGTTATGATGCCGACGAGTCACCTTACGGCTCATTCTCGTTGTATGCTCAGGCTAATCCATATTTTAGAAAATACGATGAAAATGGAGAAATTTCAAGATTTTTAAACCTTGATCAATACTGGGATGGTAGTTATGGTAAACTATTGATTTCAAATCCATTGTATAATGCAGGTCTTAATTCTTACGATAATACCAAGAATACCCAGATTACAAATAACTTACAGGCTATATTAACAATTACGCCTAAATTGCGTTTAACCACACAGTTTCAAATTAACAAAGCGACCACTACGGCAGAAGTGTTTGTAGATCCTTCAAACACAAAATTTACCAATTTAGACTATACTCAGGCAGGTACCTATAGTTTTAATCAGTCAGAGTTATTTAGTTACAATCTTAATACCATGGCAACCTATGCAACTGTGTTAAATGAGAAGCACTCATTTACAGTGAATTTAAGAGGTGCAGTGGAAGAAAGTAATACGAGAAGAATTGGAATGAATGCAGAAGGTTTTCCAATAGGAACCAATGGGAATCCTAGCTTTGCTTTTAGCTATAAAGAAAACGCTAAACCAACTAATACAATTAATGTTTACAGAAGAGTAAATGTGGTTGGTAGTGCCAATTATAGTTATGATAAAACATATTTCATAGATTTGAATTACCGTTTAGATGGTTCTACAGTATTCGGATCAAACAATCCGTATACACCGTTCTGGTCGGCAGGTGCTGGTTGGAATCTGGCAAATCAGTTTAATTTAGATGAAGATTATGTGTCTACCTTACGATTAAGAGGAAGTGTGGGGCAAACAGGAAATCAGGGATTTGGTAACCTGGCAGATACTAGTATTTACGGATATTTAACTGGAATAAATAATTTTGGTCAGTCTATCGATTTAACTACCCTTGCAAATCCAGATTTAGAGTGGCAAAAAACTCTGGATTACAGTTTTGGTATCGAAGCCACCTTACTAAAAAACAGAATTACTACTCAATTTAACGTTTATAAAAAGTTAACCGATCCGTTAGTGGTTAAGATAGATAAACCATCGTCTACAGGTATTACATCTTATCCAATTAACGCCGGATTAATGAATACTACCGGGATTGAAAGTATGGTGAAATTCTCACCGGTATTTAATTTGAAGGACCAGATTGTTTGGACAGTAACATTAAATACAGCAACAGTAACCAGTAAATATGATAATTTCAATAACTTATTACAAAAACTAAACGAAGAGGCTACAAATAATAATTCGTTACAACGTTATTATGATGGCTATAGCCCAGACGATATGTGGGCTGTAGAGTCTCTGGGTATCGATCCTGCCACGGGAGAAGAAGTATTCTTAACTCTAGAAGGTTTGCCAACCTTTGAATACAGTTCAAAAGATATTAAGAAAATTGGAAACAGCCGCCCATCTGTCGAAGGTGTTATTGGAAACACATTCAGATACAAAGATTTTACAGTAGGTGTTAATTTAAGATACCGTTTAGGTGGTGATGTATTTAATAATGCGCTATATGAAAAGGTTGAAAATATTTCATTAAATGAGCGTATATTCAATCAGGATGTTAGAGCCTTAACAGACCGTTGGAAGAATCCTGGAGATGTTTCTCAGTTTAAATCTATCTCAAATTTTGATTCTGTTCGTATGTCATCTCGTTTTATACAGGAAGAAAATGTACTTATAGGAGAATCTATTTCTTTAGGGTATCAGTTCAGAGATAAGCCTTGGATGAAATATGTTGGATTGGAACGTTTAAATTTAAATGCTTACATGAACGATATTTTTCGAGTGTCTTCAATTCAATCGGAAAGAGGTATTAATTACCCATTTGCCAGAGCCATATCATTTAGTTTAAATGCTAATTTCTAAAAAAGATAAAATAACATGAAAATATATATGAAACATATAGTAGCACTAATAACCTTGTTGATGTTGGTGTCTTGTGATGATTATCTCGATGTAAAACCAGAAGATAAATTGTTAGAGGAGCAGGTGTTTGAGTCTGAAGCCTCAATTTTAAATGCCTTAAATGGAATTTATACCAACATGACAAAAAATAGCACTTATGGCGGAAATTTAACCATGACGGCTGTAGAAGCATTAGGGCAGCGTTATAAAGTGGCTAATACAAGTCATGATTGGAATCTTATTGCAAATTACGATTACGAATCGTCTCGAGCGATAAGTGTTTTTAACGCTATCTGGGCCGATCAATATGTTAACATTCTTAATATAAACAATTTTATAGCTGGTATAGAAGCGAATCCAGGAACGTTAGACCCGGATAAAGAAAGTATGGTATTAGGAGAGGCATACGGTTTACGAGCTATGTTGCATTTCGATTTGTTACGTTTATTCGGACCGGTTTATACAGTAAATCCAGATAAGGAATCGATTCCGTATTACGATAATAATTCCGGAGATACAGAACCGCTTTTACCTGCAACCGAGGTTATGGCTAGGGTGTTGAGCGATCTTGAAAAAGCAGAAACTTTTTTAGCTAACGATATTATTATCGAGTATGGACCTTTAGATATAGGTTTGGGGGTAATCATTGATGATCTGAGTAAGTATTACTTAAGCAGACAGTACCGCTTTAATTATTATGCAGCAAAAGCACTACAAGCCAGAGTACATTTATATGCCGGAAATACGACGGAGGCTTATAATGCAGCTACATTTGTTATTGAAAATGCTTCGGAATGGTTCCCTTGGACCGATGAAGCAGATATATTTACGGAAGCTGCCAATCCCGATCGTTCGTTTTCTAATGAAATTGTGTTTGGCTTAATTAATACAGCAATGTACGACAGACACCGTAGTTATTTTGCACCATCAGTGGTAGATAATAAAATTTTAACTGCCGATGAGTTTAATTTAGAGCAGGTTTTTGAATTTAATACGCTGGATTACCGTTATAATTCAACCTGGCAGCAACCAGGATCTGGAGCCAAGCCGTACAAAACGTTTTTAAAATATGCTGATGTTAACGATAACAGAACAACATTCAGATTTAAACAATCTTTAATTCGATTAACGGAAATGTATTATATCGCAGCCGAAACCGAAACCGATTCGGTAAAAGCGTTGCAGTATATTAACACGGTTAGAAATAACCGAGGTTTACAGAGTTTAACGACTGCCGATAATATTCAAAATGAAATTCTAAAAGAGTACCGTAAAGAGTTTTATGGAGAAGGTCAGTTATTCTTTTATTACAAGCGCTTAAATGTACAATCAATTCCAAGCGGAACGTCTGGTGTATCACCTTACCAGATGGGAGCCGATCAGTATGTTGTGCCATTGCCGACATCAGAAACCGAATACCGTAATTAAAAATAGCAAGATGATGAAAAAATATTTATATATGCCAGTTTTGGCCTGTTGTATACTAATAAGTTTAGTGTCTTGTGCCACAGATGAACTGCCTGTATTCGATACTACTATTAGTAATATTTATTTCGAATGGGCAAAAGAAGGAAGAGAAAATTATTCGCAAACCCTAGATAGTATTGATGTAACGTTCGCTTTAGAATTACCTTCGGTAACAGACACTATAATAAATGTGCCTGTTAAAATTTTAGGTTATACATCTGAAATGGATAGAGATGTAAACATTAGTGTGGTAACCTCTGGAACAACTGCTGTTGAAGGAGTTCATTATGAAATTCCGTCGTCGGTTGTTATGCCTGCAGATTCTGTAAGAGCTTATGTTCCTGTAACATTAAAAAGAGATGCTTCTTTAAAAGATGGTATCGTGTCTTTAAAATTCCAACTTGTAGAAAATGAGTACTTCAAAACAGCTATTTTTTCTACTGAAGAATATTACAACGTAAACCGTGAATTAAGCTTTACAGAGTTTGAAATTTCATTCTCAGATATTTTAACGAAACCAGCCTATTGGAACCGAACTTTCGATGGTTATTTAGGAAACTGGACTGCTAAGAAAGTGTATTTAATTGCCGAATTGGCTGGTGTAAGTGTTGAGAAACTAACCGTTACGCCTTCTATTCAGGAGCTTTTTGCTTTCACAAGAATTTTAAGAGACCATTTAAAAGCGCAACAATTGGCCGGAACGCCAGTATTGGAAGATGATGGAACAGAAATGGCTGTTGGACCTTATGCCGCTTTAATCTAAAATATTAAACATGATGATTTTAAAAATAAAATTTCAGCAACTGTTCGCGCTGCTTGTAACGCTAATGTTGGCTGTTTCTTGTATGGATGATTTAGGTAATTACGATTACCAGGATATTAACGAAGTAGCATTCGGGAATATTGATGAAAAATATGTTGTAAAGCGATTCGATAATCTGGTAATTAATCCGGAAGTATATTTTAGGCTTGATGAAAGTGGAATGGGAGAATATGAATACCGTTGGGTTGCCGTTAAAGATACAGGAATAGGAATACAGGAGTTAACCGAACTATCGGAAAGTAAAAATCTGGACGAGGTTATTTCGCTAGTACCAGGTGACTATTTTGGTTATTATTTCGTGAAGGATGTAAAAACCGGAATAGAAACGCAATACCGTTTTGATATTGAAGTTACCAACTCAATTTATGAAGGCTGGTTGGTTTTGAGTGATGGTACAGATGCTCCTCAATTAGATATGATATCGCTTATTGACGGAGAGTACAGTCCTATTTATAATGTACTGGATGGTTCTGGAATTGAACTAGGTGGTGAAGCCGGATTTGTATATACCTTTGGATATGATATAAATTTTTACGGCATTTATGTGTCCACATCGGGTAATGGTACCACTAAGATACATCCGGATACCTTCGAATGGTTGCCTACCTATACCATAGCAAACGAATTTGTAACACCGCAACCTGCCGATCTGGAATTAGATAATTTAGAATCGCAATCTGGAAGAACAGGTTTTGCCTTATTTGGCGGCAATGCGTATTATTATAACACTGTTATTGGTACGGCTTACAGTAGTCCGATTAATATTTTGGGAGGAACACAGTTTGAAGTGTCTCCAATGATAGGTAAAGGAGGGCAAACGACCTATTCGGCCATGTACGATAATACTAATAAACGTTTTGTAAGGTCGTACCGTGGGCGCATGTATACGTTTGCAGCATCGGCTTCTACCAAGTTCGATTATAACAACACTGGCATGGAACTGGTTTATATGAAAAGTAATGATTATGGTGGTTACAACGGTGCTGCTGTATTTAGTATACTACGTGATCCTGCTACATCAAAATATTATCTTGCCGTTTTCAATATGAGTAATTCTGCTCAGCTATACTATGGTGAAATTACAGATCCTAATTTTGCACAAGCTTCTAATATTACCGTTAATCCTGTTTACGGTTACTTATATTACAATATTGGATCTAAAGTATATCGATACGATTGGAATCCTGAAATACCGGCAACAAGGTTGGAGTTAGATGCAGGTAATGACGAAATTACCATGCTTAAATTCCATGATTTTATTGGAGGTAAAGCTGAATATGTTACAATGCAAAATCATTTAATTGTTGGTCGCCATAATGGTACCGAAGGAAAACTGGAGTTTTACGATGTATTAAATTTAAATCAACCTTTAAATTTAGTAGACACCTATTCTGGTTTTGGTAAAGTGAAAAGTATTAGTTACAGACAGCGTTAGAAATAATAAAAAAATGAATTAAAATGGGAGATTTTTGTATTGTACATTATCTCCTGTTTTTTCAATTAATTAGATGTAAATGAAAAATTTTTATAAAATAATTGTTTTAGCAATTACATTTTTATTGAGTTGTTCAAGTTTTTCTCAAACCAAATTTATTAAAGCATCATGGGAAGAAGTACTTATGCAAGCCAAAAAAGAAAATAAATTAATATTTGTCGATTTGTATTTTACCGGGTGTTTTCCTTGTAAGCAAATGGACGATAAGGTGTTTCCTGATTCTAGAGTGGCAGAGGTGTTAAATACATCGTTTATCGCTTTTAAATCAGATATTTTTAAGGAAGATATTGGTAAGAAAATTGCCCGGAAATATGGTGTCACAGGTTTTCCTTCGTTTATTGTTTTAGATGCTAACGGAAATACTATAGAGGTGACTTCAGGGTATCATAGTGTAGAGGAATTAGTCGCAGTATTAGAATTGGCAAAGTCTAATGAGAGTAAAAAACAATTTAAAGCGTATTCAAAAAAAATACAAGGTGATTATCCACAGTTTTATAACGATGCATATCTAAAGAACAAACGACAAGTGTCTTTCGAGGTGGTCGATGCGTATTTAAAATCTCAGAAAAATTTAAGTGAAGAAATACCATTTTTAATCATTACAGGTCTACGAATTGGAGGAGAATATGCCGATTACATTATAGAAAATGCAACATCACTTTCCAGTGCTTATGGACATGTGCCTGTACGAAACTATATAGCTTCTACAGTGAACTTAAAAGCAAAGGTTTTTGCAAATAATAATGATATTGATGGTTTTAATAAACTTTTAAGTAAAGTTAAGCCTCATTTTACCGAAAGTGAATGGGAACGATTTAGTGCGGGTTTTGATAAAACTTTTGAGAAAAACAAAGGTGAATCGAAATAGAAAAGAAATAGATATATATTTAAAAACAGAAAAGATAATTTAGAATTAAAATGAAGCAAATTAAAACTTTAGCATTATTAATTGTGGTAGGTGGTGTGTTTGCCTGCAAAGCAAATCGGTCACATCCTAATTTTGTTGAAATATCAGGAACTATACATAATGCTAAATCTAAAGAGGTTACGCTTTATACTATGGGAGG includes the following:
- a CDS encoding adenylate/guanylate cyclase domain-containing protein, coding for MNLRQGLLLICIFFLLTYSGFGQNSSIDSIKRIVNSGVRDTSMVTALNAMSKAVLRENITEAKLYAEQANELAVELDFKKGKAYALNNIGLTQYFQGRYLDVLNSWTESLKEFESIHDTIGMANLVNNLGAVYYSQGSNVRAMDYYLRSLSISEKLKDPFRISSALLNIGGLYAEMQNYDKALEYYNRCNEFKDNLNDSQLIISYLMGVGEVYYKKGLYNEALYYYQEALSSNETVTLRADNLIKIGKVLLKKDEIQESIKYFDEAYEVANANNQQLLVVQALDALGEVYRKENFNKSVAAYKEAEALAKSIEANDELRDIYKGLSSTYAINSDFEKAYYYNELYVAKKDSLFNLETDDKIRGLQFDFDLEKKEDQIGLLEKDSEIMQLKQKRQKSVILVSLLTILVVFISAVGLYKRYKFVKATNLIIEQEKKRSENLLHNILPEETAVELKEKGKVEAKKFESVTVLFTDFKGFTYFAKDLSPEDLVNSVDYYFSKFDEIMEKYGIEKIKTIGDAYMCAGGLPFPTSDHPFKVIMAAFEIAQFIDESKRNAGKNVTTFDIRIGVNTGPIVAGVVGIHKFAYDIWGDTVNVASRMESLSEPGRINISENTYDIVKDVFDCKYRGEIEVKNRGIMKMFFVNGIKDQGFLDRLQLNRTAV
- a CDS encoding HD domain-containing protein, with product MKGYLKLRKHALHILNTELPEELCYHNIIHTLDVLNVVNKYIRRQKIDNHHAKLLRIGAILHDIGFTVGRENHEEKGVVIAKRLMHQYNFSEKDIKIVKGLILATKVPQSPKTNLEKVICDSDLDYLGRRDFYVTGDQLLKELNNQGFNLDVEEWNKMQITFLKDHKYHTEFAKKYRKPNKVKRIKELEKLIENEIAK
- a CDS encoding RNA polymerase sigma factor, giving the protein MSASHEHNINLILLLQKGDEEAFTNLINTYHKPLFIYALNLCKDHDTAEDIVQNTFLKTWKYRKKLNPDLPIKNLLYKSTFNNFISHYRKEKPFQSIEDTYIEAINETIDEDNGEMLAKKIAMVTQGIEELPKKCKEIFLLSKQDGLTNIEIAEYLNISVKTVEGQITKAYRILRDLIGSQLKEILFILFDIKK
- a CDS encoding FecR family protein translates to MSKEIEDILLKYLSRSANPEELRQLSKWLEDSKNKQIFKEFVKTNYAITYSVNHPNTKATVETLMNKIRKEPKVFKLQTVFKYAAILILFIAVGIGVYNETYKNEEVIVENALKEILPGDQKATLVLSDGSVVDLVAHQDELISKDELASIQNTKEGLVYDALTNQDELITEQPKINTLNVPVGGVYQIKLPDGTKVWLNSATSLEFPERFVGEQRVVTLKGEAYFDVTKSKRPFIVKTNSADITVLGTQFNVSSYEDDGYFSSTLVEGSIALNSNLKDQSSTILAPGQRAVIEKMNPSIDVASVDTQVYTAWKEGKFYFERESLEQILVKMSRWYNVDVIIENESLKNETFTGVAYKNKPVDYLLNMISKTTKVNYKITKSTSSGKYEITLTK
- a CDS encoding SusC/RagA family TonB-linked outer membrane protein yields the protein MGKVKLYEALKEITESADVDFFYSDKEVNVDRIVSVNFNNADVLDVLHTLLGNTYNFQKNEEGIILISPKYTTTFKNEIIVKGVVADNNGMPLPGVTVLVKGTKYGTTTDFDGNYAIRADESSTLVFSYIGYKTMEVVLEGKTKVDVVLQEDVSTLEEVVITGIVERKKESFSGATTTIKGDELKAIGNLNIIESLKTLDPSFVIVEDNLLGSNPNRLPNIELRGKTSISTDDIRDEFGGNPNQPLFVLDGFETTLRTIIDLDMNRVASITLLKDAASTALYGSRAANGVIVVETKRPAQGQLKINYTSDFRIEAPDLSDYNLMNSRQKLEYEKLSGFWTASNPENFEAQFGLDQQYNKILAEIERGVDTYWLNEPVQVGTSLAHSLYASGGAENITYGVGVNYRDQEGVMIGSGRRTWGTNLDLTYRKGMLNISNRLRINGYDADESPYGSFSLYAQANPYFRKYDENGEISRFLNLDQYWDGSYGKLLISNPLYNAGLNSYDNTKNTQITNNLQAILTITPKLRLTTQFQINKATTTAEVFVDPSNTKFTNLDYTQAGTYSFNQSELFSYNLNTMATYATVLNEKHSFTVNLRGAVEESNTRRIGMNAEGFPIGTNGNPSFAFSYKENAKPTNTINVYRRVNVVGSANYSYDKTYFIDLNYRLDGSTVFGSNNPYTPFWSAGAGWNLANQFNLDEDYVSTLRLRGSVGQTGNQGFGNLADTSIYGYLTGINNFGQSIDLTTLANPDLEWQKTLDYSFGIEATLLKNRITTQFNVYKKLTDPLVVKIDKPSSTGITSYPINAGLMNTTGIESMVKFSPVFNLKDQIVWTVTLNTATVTSKYDNFNNLLQKLNEEATNNNSLQRYYDGYSPDDMWAVESLGIDPATGEEVFLTLEGLPTFEYSSKDIKKIGNSRPSVEGVIGNTFRYKDFTVGVNLRYRLGGDVFNNALYEKVENISLNERIFNQDVRALTDRWKNPGDVSQFKSISNFDSVRMSSRFIQEENVLIGESISLGYQFRDKPWMKYVGLERLNLNAYMNDIFRVSSIQSERGINYPFARAISFSLNANF